The following are encoded in a window of Sinomonas cyclohexanicum genomic DNA:
- a CDS encoding DNA polymerase III subunit delta', whose product MSVWDDLRGQAPVVEQLRRAAAGEGLTHAWLFTGPPGSGRSTAAKAFAAALTCEVEDVTARGCGVCAGCQEVLAETHPDVEFVRTEAVQISIKDAREMVAKAGDRPQSGRYRIIVVEDADRMAERTTNVLLKAIEEPTPRTVWMLCAPSPADVLVTIRSRCRPVGLRLPPVADVAALLVERDGADPHLALEAARAAQSHIGIARRLAHDAAARERRTETVRAPLALTTVSQAVALAERLMKIATDEATSSNDERDAAERARLLETLGVAEGDRLPPSLRGQVRQLEEEQKRRAKRSVTDSLDRTLTDLLSFYRDVLMLQLGGDVEPVNAELVAEIRGFAESSTPEATLARMDAINTTRQRITTTNVAPLLAVEAMAVALI is encoded by the coding sequence ATGAGCGTCTGGGACGACTTGCGCGGCCAGGCGCCCGTGGTGGAGCAGCTCCGGCGCGCCGCCGCGGGCGAGGGCCTCACCCACGCGTGGCTGTTCACGGGCCCGCCCGGGTCCGGGCGCTCGACGGCGGCGAAGGCCTTCGCCGCGGCCCTCACCTGCGAGGTCGAGGACGTCACGGCGCGCGGCTGCGGCGTGTGTGCCGGCTGTCAGGAGGTGCTCGCGGAGACGCACCCCGACGTGGAGTTCGTGCGCACGGAGGCCGTGCAGATCTCGATCAAGGACGCGCGCGAGATGGTCGCCAAGGCCGGCGACAGGCCTCAGAGCGGGCGGTACCGCATCATCGTGGTGGAGGATGCCGACCGGATGGCCGAGCGCACCACGAACGTGCTCCTGAAGGCGATCGAGGAGCCGACCCCCCGCACTGTCTGGATGTTGTGCGCCCCCTCGCCCGCGGACGTGCTCGTCACGATCCGCTCCCGCTGCCGCCCGGTGGGCCTGCGCCTGCCTCCGGTGGCGGACGTCGCGGCCCTGCTAGTGGAGCGCGACGGCGCCGACCCGCACCTCGCGCTCGAGGCCGCGCGCGCCGCCCAGAGCCACATCGGGATCGCCCGGCGCCTCGCGCACGACGCCGCGGCCCGGGAGCGCCGCACCGAAACCGTCCGGGCGCCTCTGGCCCTCACGACGGTCTCACAGGCCGTGGCGCTCGCGGAGCGACTCATGAAGATCGCCACGGACGAGGCGACTTCCTCCAACGACGAGCGCGACGCCGCGGAGCGCGCTCGGCTCCTCGAGACCCTCGGGGTTGCCGAGGGAGACAGGCTCCCGCCGTCGCTGCGCGGCCAGGTCCGCCAGCTCGAGGAGGAGCAGAAGCGCCGGGCCAAGCGCTCGGTGACCGATTCCCTCGACCGCACCCTCACGGACCTGCTCTCGTTCTACCGGGACGTGCTCATGCTGCAGCTCGGCGGCGACGTCGAGCCCGTCAACGCCGAGCTCGTCGCCGAGATCCGCGGGTTCGCCGAATCGTCCACGCCCGAGGCGACCTTGGCCCGCATGGACGCGATCAACACGACCCGCCAGCGCATCACCACCACGAACGTCGCGCCGCTCCTCGCGGTCGAGGCGATGGCCGTGGCCCTGATCTGA
- the tmk gene encoding dTMP kinase, translating into MTFPASPSSPSPAAPHAPGLFVAFEGGDGAGKSTQARLLAEALRAEGREVLLTREPGGTEIGEKLRGLVLEHGHGEIDPRTEALIFAAARAAHVAQAIRPALARGAVVITDRYIGSSIVYQGIARGLGADDVRGLNEWATEGLWPDVTVVLDLDAGAGRARRTAGDAAEDRLESEPDAFHRSVRDAFLGLARSHPASYLVLDAARPPQALAADVLAQVRAALPASSPAGGGRP; encoded by the coding sequence GTGACGTTCCCCGCCTCCCCCTCATCGCCGAGCCCCGCCGCACCGCACGCCCCGGGGCTCTTCGTCGCGTTCGAGGGCGGCGACGGCGCCGGCAAGTCGACCCAGGCGCGGCTCCTCGCCGAAGCGCTGCGGGCCGAGGGCCGCGAGGTCCTGCTCACGCGGGAGCCTGGCGGGACCGAGATCGGCGAGAAGCTGCGCGGCCTCGTCCTCGAGCACGGGCACGGAGAGATCGACCCCCGTACCGAGGCCCTCATCTTCGCCGCAGCCAGGGCCGCCCACGTCGCGCAGGCGATCCGGCCCGCGCTGGCGAGGGGCGCCGTCGTGATCACGGACCGCTACATCGGCTCCTCGATCGTCTACCAGGGGATCGCCCGAGGGCTCGGCGCCGATGATGTGCGCGGGCTCAACGAGTGGGCGACCGAGGGGCTGTGGCCCGACGTGACCGTGGTGCTCGACCTCGACGCCGGCGCGGGCCGCGCGCGCCGCACCGCCGGGGATGCCGCCGAGGACCGCCTCGAGTCCGAGCCGGACGCCTTCCACCGCAGCGTGCGGGACGCGTTCCTGGGCCTCGCCCGCTCCCACCCCGCTTCCTACCTTGTCCTCGACGCCGCCCGGCCGCCCCAGGCGCTCGCGGCGGACGTCCTGGCTCAGGTGCGCGCGGCGCTGCCGGCGTCGTCCCCGGCGGGCGGGGGCCGCCCATGA
- a CDS encoding trans-sulfuration enzyme family protein encodes MTSDATSPSGYPHLDDAALAALAPETLAVAAGRPERGPDMPVNPEIVLSSTFVGLGGVGEGSRGYARFSNPTWEPFEDAVGKLEGSPLPALLFSSGMGAVAAAMSLVPVGGVLVAPRHSYSGTLGLAQLKAERGELTLLEVDIDDTEATVAALDGADALWVESPTNPMMEVADLPALTAAARAAGVLVIVDNTFATPLGQKPLAVGADVVVHSATKYLAGHSDVLLGVAVAGTEQLRSRLHQHRTLHGAIAGPVEAWLGLRGLRTLALRVERSQATAGELARRLDAHPAVVRVRYPGLPSDPGHRRAAAQLTGFGSIVSIELDGAAAADAFVSRVALWLPATSLGGVESTIERRRRHAAEPLTVPEGLVRLSVGIENVDDLWEDLRQALDSGR; translated from the coding sequence ATGACCTCTGACGCGACCTCTCCCTCCGGGTACCCACACCTCGACGACGCGGCCCTCGCCGCGCTCGCCCCCGAGACGCTCGCCGTCGCCGCGGGCCGCCCCGAGAGGGGGCCGGACATGCCGGTGAACCCCGAGATCGTCCTCTCCTCGACGTTCGTGGGGCTTGGCGGGGTCGGCGAGGGCTCGCGCGGATACGCCCGGTTCTCGAACCCCACGTGGGAGCCCTTCGAGGACGCCGTCGGCAAGCTCGAGGGTTCGCCGCTCCCCGCGCTCCTGTTCAGCTCCGGCATGGGCGCCGTCGCCGCCGCGATGAGCCTCGTCCCGGTGGGCGGGGTCCTCGTGGCCCCGCGCCACTCGTACTCCGGCACCCTCGGCCTCGCCCAGCTCAAGGCGGAACGCGGCGAGCTGACGCTCCTCGAGGTGGACATCGACGACACCGAGGCCACGGTCGCGGCGCTCGACGGCGCCGACGCCCTCTGGGTCGAGAGCCCCACCAACCCGATGATGGAGGTCGCCGACCTCCCCGCCCTCACCGCCGCCGCCCGCGCCGCCGGGGTGCTCGTCATCGTCGACAACACCTTCGCGACCCCGCTGGGACAGAAGCCGCTCGCGGTGGGCGCGGACGTCGTCGTGCACTCCGCGACCAAGTACCTCGCCGGGCACTCCGACGTGCTGCTCGGCGTGGCGGTGGCGGGCACCGAGCAGCTGCGCTCGCGCCTGCACCAGCACCGGACCCTGCACGGCGCGATCGCCGGGCCGGTCGAGGCCTGGCTCGGCCTGCGCGGCCTGCGCACGCTTGCGCTCCGGGTCGAGCGCTCGCAGGCCACCGCGGGGGAGCTCGCCCGCCGTCTGGACGCCCACCCCGCCGTCGTGCGGGTGCGGTACCCGGGCCTCCCGTCGGACCCTGGCCACCGGCGCGCCGCCGCACAGCTGACCGGCTTCGGCTCGATCGTGAGCATCGAGCTCGACGGCGCCGCGGCCGCCGACGCGTTCGTCTCCCGGGTCGCGCTGTGGCTCCCCGCGACGAGCCTGGGCGGCGTCGAGTCCACGATCGAACGCCGCCGCCGGCACGCCGCCGAGCCGCTGACCGTCCCGGAGGGACTCGTCCGGCTGAGCGTGGGGATCGAGAACGTCGACGACCTCTGGGAAGACCTTCGTCAGGCCCTCGATTCCGGGCGGTAG
- a CDS encoding DUF2516 family protein, which yields MDGKLLIYWIQFATFYVAGFVCAAIAVWAFVDCLIRKGPRFEANSKRTKGFWLALTGGAAFVTLLGLLVPTSGLLSFGGYGLFNIAAVTAAGVYLADVRPAVASR from the coding sequence GTGGACGGCAAACTCCTCATCTACTGGATCCAGTTCGCCACGTTCTACGTGGCGGGGTTCGTCTGTGCTGCCATCGCGGTGTGGGCATTCGTGGACTGCCTGATCCGCAAGGGCCCCCGGTTCGAGGCGAACTCCAAGCGCACCAAGGGCTTCTGGCTCGCGCTCACCGGCGGCGCCGCGTTCGTGACGCTCCTCGGGCTCCTGGTTCCCACCAGCGGGCTGCTCAGCTTCGGCGGATACGGGCTGTTCAACATCGCCGCCGTGACGGCCGCGGGCGTGTACCTCGCGGACGTGCGCCCCGCGGTCGCCTCCCGCTGA
- a CDS encoding class I SAM-dependent methyltransferase, which yields MGNVTRGTTNPNRMRRVDRWITGTQARRLLAHAGPPHAVDLGYGASPITAVELFTRLRDVRPDVRLTGIEIEPGRVAAAKPLEREGLDFRVGGFELPVEGHPVLVRAFNVLRQYEEADVPGVWDLVRSRLAPDGIFVEGTCDEIGRRSAWVTLDAAGPRALTLALRFGSFALPSDVAERLPKALIHRNVPGERVHAFLSALDAAWLAAAPLAPFGVRQRWLAMCRTVKADGWPVLHGLSRWRLGEVTVRWEAVAPDSMAP from the coding sequence GTGGGCAACGTGACCCGGGGCACCACCAACCCCAACCGCATGCGCCGGGTGGACCGGTGGATCACCGGGACCCAGGCGCGCCGGCTCCTCGCGCACGCGGGGCCGCCGCACGCCGTCGACCTCGGGTACGGCGCCTCGCCGATCACCGCGGTCGAGCTCTTCACCCGGCTGCGCGACGTCCGGCCCGACGTCCGCCTCACGGGGATCGAGATCGAGCCGGGCCGCGTCGCCGCCGCGAAGCCTCTCGAGCGCGAGGGCCTCGACTTCCGCGTGGGCGGGTTTGAGCTTCCCGTCGAGGGGCACCCCGTCCTCGTGCGGGCGTTCAACGTGCTGCGGCAGTACGAGGAGGCGGACGTCCCCGGCGTCTGGGACCTGGTCCGCTCGCGGCTCGCGCCGGACGGCATCTTCGTCGAGGGGACCTGCGACGAGATCGGCCGCCGCTCCGCCTGGGTGACGCTCGACGCCGCGGGTCCCCGCGCGCTGACCCTCGCCCTGCGCTTCGGCTCGTTCGCGCTCCCCTCGGACGTGGCCGAACGGCTCCCCAAGGCCCTCATCCACCGCAACGTGCCCGGCGAGCGCGTCCACGCGTTCCTCTCCGCGCTCGACGCCGCGTGGCTGGCGGCCGCCCCGCTCGCACCGTTCGGGGTGCGTCAGCGCTGGCTCGCCATGTGCCGGACGGTCAAGGCCGACGGGTGGCCGGTGCTCCACGGGCTGTCCCGATGGCGGCTGGGCGAGGTCACAGTCCGCTGGGAGGCCGTGGCGCCCGATAGCATGGCCCCATGA
- a CDS encoding phosphoglyceromutase has protein sequence MTYTLILLRHGHSEWNAKNLFTGWVDVDLNDQGREEARRGGQMLADKGLLPDILHTSRLKRAINTANIALDVADRGWIDVKRSWRLNERHYGALQGKDKAQTLAEFGEEQFMVWRRSYDTPPPPLADDSEFSQVGDPRYADLGNDMPRTECLKDVLERLMPYWESEIKEDLKAGKTVLVTAHGNSLRALVKHLDGISDEDIAGLNIPTGIPLVYELDEDFAPTNPGGMYLDPEAAAASIEAVKNQGRK, from the coding sequence ATGACCTACACGCTCATCCTGCTGCGCCATGGGCACAGCGAGTGGAACGCCAAGAACCTGTTCACCGGCTGGGTGGACGTGGACCTGAACGACCAGGGACGCGAGGAGGCCCGCCGCGGCGGCCAGATGCTCGCCGACAAGGGCCTCCTGCCGGACATCCTCCACACGTCCCGCCTCAAGCGCGCGATCAACACCGCGAACATCGCCCTCGATGTGGCGGACCGCGGCTGGATCGACGTCAAGCGCTCCTGGCGGCTTAACGAGCGCCACTACGGTGCGCTGCAGGGCAAGGACAAGGCCCAGACGCTCGCCGAGTTCGGCGAGGAGCAGTTCATGGTGTGGCGCCGCTCCTACGACACCCCGCCGCCGCCCCTCGCCGACGACTCCGAGTTCTCGCAGGTGGGCGATCCGCGCTACGCAGACCTCGGCAACGACATGCCGCGCACGGAGTGCCTCAAGGACGTCCTCGAGCGGCTCATGCCGTACTGGGAGTCCGAGATCAAGGAGGACCTCAAGGCCGGCAAGACGGTCCTCGTGACCGCGCACGGCAACTCGCTCCGCGCGCTCGTGAAGCACCTCGACGGCATCAGCGACGAGGACATCGCGGGCCTGAACATCCCCACGGGCATTCCGCTCGTCTACGAGCTCGACGAGGACTTCGCGCCGACCAACCCCGGCGGCATGTACCTCGACCCGGAGGCCGCCGCCGCCTCGATCGAGGCGGTCAAGAACCAGGGCCGCAAGTAG
- the phoU gene encoding phosphate signaling complex protein PhoU produces MRKVFQEELQKVHEDLVEIAKLVAEALDRSVEAFTTADVELAQEVIAADARIDFLQTALDEKAIEILALQGPVASDLRVIVGSLRMSASLERMGDLARHIAQLARLRYPEKAAPEALEKTFARMAELDATIIAEVTGLLEDHNLERTSKIQAANAELDELHASVFRAIADPSWTGSPALAVDAALASRYFERFADHGVSVSRKVSYLVTGEWDGDNTSS; encoded by the coding sequence GTGCGAAAGGTATTCCAGGAGGAGCTGCAGAAGGTCCACGAGGATCTCGTCGAGATCGCCAAGCTGGTGGCCGAGGCGCTGGACCGATCGGTCGAGGCCTTCACGACCGCGGACGTCGAGCTCGCCCAGGAGGTCATCGCCGCCGACGCGCGCATCGACTTCCTCCAGACCGCCCTCGACGAGAAGGCGATCGAGATCCTCGCCCTCCAGGGCCCCGTAGCCTCGGACCTGCGCGTGATCGTGGGCTCGCTGCGCATGAGCGCCTCGCTCGAGCGCATGGGGGACCTGGCCCGCCACATCGCCCAGCTCGCCCGCCTGCGCTACCCGGAGAAGGCCGCGCCCGAGGCGCTCGAGAAGACGTTCGCCCGCATGGCCGAGCTCGACGCCACGATCATCGCCGAGGTGACTGGGCTCCTCGAGGACCACAATCTCGAGCGCACGTCGAAGATCCAGGCCGCCAACGCCGAGCTGGACGAGCTGCACGCGAGCGTGTTCCGCGCGATCGCTGATCCGTCGTGGACCGGCTCGCCCGCCCTCGCGGTCGACGCCGCCCTCGCGAGCCGCTACTTCGAGCGCTTCGCCGACCACGGGGTCTCCGTGAGCCGCAAGGTCTCCTACCTCGTGACCGGCGAGTGGGACGGCGACAACACCTCGAGCTGA